The genomic segment ACGGCTGGAAGCGGCGTACTTTCCGCGACTTGATTAAAGAGTACCGCCTGACCGGAAGGGCGCGCCGCCTGGCTATCCGCCCCGGTTCGCCGATGGTTGGCCAGCGCCTGGACGACCTGAAACTGCGCGAACGCTACGGCGCGAACGTAATTGGCGTGGAGCGCTGGCGTCGCTTTCGGCGCGTGATCGTTAACGTCAACGGAGTATCGGAATTCCGTGCGCGTGATGTTCTGCTAATTGATATGTCGACGGCGGATGTGGATCTGCGCGAATTCTGTGGCGAACAGATGCTGGAGCCGATGGTGCTGCGCGGGGAGTACTTCTCCGATCAGGCGTTGGATGTCGGCATGGCGGAAGTGTCATTGATCCCGGAATCTGAGCTGCTGGGTAAAACGGTACGCGAAATGGCGTTCCGTACCCGCTATGGCCTGAACGTGGTCGGCTTAAAGCGCGACGGCGTGGCGCTGGACGGTGCCGTGGTGGATGAGCCAATCCTGCTGGGAGATATTTTCCTCGTGGTCGGCAACTGGAAGCTCATCAGCCAGCTCGGACAAAAAGGCCGCGATTTCGTGGTACTCAATATGCCGGTTGAACAGAGCGAGGCCTCTCCGGCGCATAGCCAGGCGCCGCACGCGATTTTCTGTCTGGTGCTGATGGTGGCGCTGATGCTGACCGATGAGATCCCCAATCCGGTCGCGGCAATGATTGCCTGCCTTCTGATGGGCAAGTTCCGCTGTATTGATGCCGAAAGCGCCTACAAGGCGATCCACTGGCCAAGCATCATTCTGATCGTCGGGATGATGCCTTTTGCACTTGCGCTACAAAAAACCGGCGGCGTGGATTTGATCGTTAAAGGGCTGATGGACGTCGGCGGGGGATATGGGCCTTATATGATGATGGTGTGTCTGTTTGTGATGTGCGCCACTATCGGCCTGTTTATCTCTAATACCGCCACGGCAGTGCTTATGGCGCCCATCGCGCTGGCGATGGCGAAAACCATGGGCGTTTCGCCGTATCCGTTTGCGATGATGGTGGCGATGGCAGCGTCAGCGGCATTTATGACGCCGGTCTCCTCGCCGGTAAACACGCTGGTGCTTGGGCCAGGGAACTACACCTTTAGCGATTTCGTGAAGATCGGCGTGCCGTTCACCGTGCTGGTGATGGCGGTTTGCGTAGTGTTAATACCTGTTCTGTTCCCGTTCTAAGGCAAATGCCGGGTGAGGCGAAGCCGCCGCCCGGCACGTTGTCAGAGCGGAGAATCCTGGCTTATCTCATCCAGAGAGAGCTGGAAGCTCGGCACAAACACCTGCATAAAGTAATCCATCTCCTCGCTGCGGCGGGATTCCAGCGTTTTCTCAAGCCGCGTTTTCGCCAGCAAAAACTCGTTGTTTCCGGCTGACAGCTCTTCCAGACACTTCAGGTAGGCGCACAGCGCATCGGCCTGCTTCACCAGCGATTTTTCATCTTCTGTGTACTGGTGCTCATCAATCAACGGTTCAAAAATATCGCGTAACGCCTCGGGCACCATATCGATGAGCTTTTGCTGAGCAATCTTCTCAATGGCCTTATATTCCTGGGCGATCTGCGAGTTAAAGTACTTCACCGGCGTCGGCAGATCCCCGGTCAGCACTTCTGAGGCATCATGGTACATCGCCAGCAGGGCAATACGCTCGGCGTTAACCTGACCGTTGAATTTACGGTTTTTAATCGCCGCAAGGGCGTGGGCGACCAT from the unidentified bacterial endosymbiont genome contains:
- a CDS encoding SLC13 family permease, with product MNGELIWVLSLLLIAIILFATGKVRMDAVALFVIVAFVLSGTLTLTEAFSGFSDPNVILIAALFIIGDGLVRTGVATAMGSWLVKVAGSSETKMLVYLMVTVAGLGAFMSSTGVVAIFIPVVLSVSMRMQISPSRLMMPLSFAGLISGMMTLVATPPNLVVNSELLREGLEGFSFFSVTPLGLVILVLGVAYMLLARIALKGEKLDKNKDGWKRRTFRDLIKEYRLTGRARRLAIRPGSPMVGQRLDDLKLRERYGANVIGVERWRRFRRVIVNVNGVSEFRARDVLLIDMSTADVDLREFCGEQMLEPMVLRGEYFSDQALDVGMAEVSLIPESELLGKTVREMAFRTRYGLNVVGLKRDGVALDGAVVDEPILLGDIFLVVGNWKLISQLGQKGRDFVVLNMPVEQSEASPAHSQAPHAIFCLVLMVALMLTDEIPNPVAAMIACLLMGKFRCIDAESAYKAIHWPSIILIVGMMPFALALQKTGGVDLIVKGLMDVGGGYGPYMMMVCLFVMCATIGLFISNTATAVLMAPIALAMAKTMGVSPYPFAMMVAMAASAAFMTPVSSPVNTLVLGPGNYTFSDFVKIGVPFTVLVMAVCVVLIPVLFPF
- the yfbR gene encoding 5'-deoxynucleotidase, whose protein sequence is MSQSHFFAHLSRLKLINRWPLMRNVRTENVSEHSLQVAMVAHALAAIKNRKFNGQVNAERIALLAMYHDASEVLTGDLPTPVKYFNSQIAQEYKAIEKIAQQKLIDMVPEALRDIFEPLIDEHQYTEDEKSLVKQADALCAYLKCLEELSAGNNEFLLAKTRLEKTLESRRSEEMDYFMQVFVPSFQLSLDEISQDSPL